The following are encoded in a window of Panicum virgatum strain AP13 chromosome 5N, P.virgatum_v5, whole genome shotgun sequence genomic DNA:
- the LOC120671982 gene encoding mitogen-activated protein kinase kinase kinase 18-like, which produces MPMSCSCIYTAQHIHQGRQCKTAEATTTKNKKATREARNRSLGSPFSLRRRTRMGVIGEWGRGPVIGRGASATVSIATDRRTGQVFAVKSVEMARAGALRHEQSVLSALSSPYVVSCLGSAVSSDGGGGAASMDLFLEYAPGGSLADEIKRRGGRCDEAVIRWRARDVLRGLAYVHAAGVAHCDVKARNVLLGGDGRAMLADFGCARWAAAEGAFRGGTPAFMSPEAARGEAQGAAADVWALGCTVIEMATGAAPWRWIADPVAALRHVAWYGEVPRAPAWLSRDGKDFLSRCLVRDPAARWTAEQLLAHPFVASASCCEAAAAADTAAPPARWVSPKSVLDNPQGFWEEEEEDVDDDENCSGSDALTAGTGTTAAYRVGALAGDADDWTWSGETWITVTTSSSRNDGAAAASSGGSEADAAAGSGAEASEASAGVGDDAAGGVANLRHCNSNCNHAISGSKPVTASAPVAIRQSSVVITANRGG; this is translated from the coding sequence ATGCCGATGTCGTGCTCCTGTATATATACCGCGCAGCATATACACCAAGGCAGGCAATGCAAAACAGCAGAGGCAACAACAACAAAGAACAAGAAAGCAACAAGAGAGGCGAGAAATCGAAGCCTGGGCTCCCCATtctcgctgcggcggcggacgagAATGGGGGTGATCGGGGAGTGGGGGCGAGGGCCGGTGATCGGCCGCGGCGCGTCGGCGACGGTGTCGATCGCCACCGACCGGCGCACAGGCCAGGTGTTCGCGGTGAAGTCCGTGGAGATGGCGCGTGCCGGCGCGCTCCGGCACGAGCAGAGCGTGCTCTCTGCGCTGAGCTCCCCCTACGTGGTGTCCTGCCTGGGCTCCGCGGTGTCctcggacggcggcggaggggcggcgtcCATGGACCTGTTCCTGGAGTACGCGCCGGGCGGGTCGCTGGCCGACGAGAtcaagcggcgcggcgggcggtgcgACGAGGCCGTGATCCGGTGGCGCGCGCGGGACGTCCTCCGCGGGCTGGCCTAcgtgcacgccgccggcgtggcgcACTGCGACGTCAAGGCCCGGAACGTGCTCCTGGGCGGCGACGGGCGCGCCATGCTGGCCGACTTCGGGTGCGCGCgctgggccgcggcggagggcgccTTCAGGGGCGGCACGCCGGCGTTCATGTCGCCGGAGGCGGCGCGTGGCGAGGCGCAGGGCGCTGCGGCGGACGTCTGGGCGCTGGGGTGCACGGTGATCGAGATGGCCACGGGCGCGGCGCCGTGGCGGTGGATCGCGGACCCCGTGGCGGCGCTCCGTCACGTGGCGTGGTACGGCGAGGTCCCGCGGGCGCCCGCGTGGCTGTCGCGCGACGGGAAGGACTTCCTGTCCCGGTGCCTTGTCAGGGACCCCGCCGCGCGGTGGACGGCCGAGCAGCTGCTGGCGCACCCGTTCGTCGCGTCCGCCAGCTGCTgcgaggcggccgcggccgcggacaccgccgcgccgcccgcgcggtgGGTGTCGCCCAAGAGCGTCCTCGACAACCCACAGGGCttctgggaggaggaggaggaggatgtcgACGACGACGAAAACTGCTCGGGCTCCGACGCGTTGACAGCTGGCACCGGCACGACGGCGGCCTACCGCGTCGGCGCGCTGGCTGGCGACGCCGACGACTGGACCTGGAGCGGCGAGACCTGGATCACcgtcaccaccagcagcagcaggaacgacggcgctgcggcggcgtcaTCAGGAGGATCCGAAGCGGACGCCGCGGCAGGCAGCGGAGCGGAAGCGTCCGAGGCGAGCGCCGGCGTCGGTGATGACgccgcgggcggcgtggcgaactTGCGCCACTGTAACTCTAACTGTAACCACGCGATTAGCGGCAGTAAGCCAGTAACAGCGAGTGCTCCAGTAGCGATTCGGCAATCATCAGTAGTAATAACAGCGAACAGAGGTGGTTAG
- the LOC120675754 gene encoding WAT1-related protein At5g64700-like, protein MGNKTAFVVAFLVRAIYGGMQIVTKNAFNEGMSTTVFVLYRHLVAILFLVPVAFVLERKSAPPLSFKVSLKLFVHALYGISGGINIYGLGLSYASATSSSAIFNLLPAVAFFLAVLLRMETLNLKMFHGIAKVCGILFSLAGVIVLAFYQGPEMKSFNHHHLFHHYGVNAHPRRTWILGIFLTTLSTTSWALWTVFQGPMLEAYPSKLLNTTLQMIFATIQSFFIALAAERDFAKWRLGLDARLLAVVYSGILVSGVAYYMQVWVIDKSGPVFLAMTMPITLLVTIILSLFLGEAVTLGSILGGVIMVGGLYSVLWAKRSEQVDAIRKQQMAAPAEAA, encoded by the exons ATGGGCAATAAAACAGCTTTTGTTGTCGCGTTTCTCGTAAGGGCTATATACGGAGGCATGCAGATAGTAACCAAAAACGCTTTCAATGAAGGCATGAGCACGACTGTCTTTGTTCTCTACAGGCATTTGGTTGCTATTCTGTTCTTGGTGCCAGTTGCTTTTGTTCTTGAAAG GAAATCTGCTCCACCACTTTCATTTAAAGTCTCTCTGAAGTTATTTGTGCATGCGTTATACGG GATTTCTGGAGGCATAAACATATATGGCCTTGGTCTAAGTTATGCCTCAGCAACATCATCATCTGCAATATTTAACCTCCTTCCAGCAGTGGCTTTCTTTCTGGCTGTTCTTTTGAG GATGGAGACTTTGAACTTGAAGATGTTCCATGGgattgcaaaagtttgtggcatATTGTTCAGCCTTGCTGGCGTCATTGTACTTGCATTTTACCAAGGACCTGAAATGAAATCATTCAACCACCACCATCTTTTTCATCATTATGGGGTTAATGCTCATCCAAGAAGGACTTGGATACTAGGAATTTTCCTGACGACTTTATCAACTACATCTTGGGCTCTTTGGACAGTTTTTCAG GGACCTATGTTGGAAGCATATCCATCTAAGCTGCTCAATACAACTCTCCAGATGATCTTTGCAACAATTCAAAGCTTTTTTATCGCCCTAGCGGCTGAGAGAGATTTTGCAAAATGGAGACTAGGACTAGACGCACGTCTCCTTGCTGTGGTGTACTCT GGCATACTTGTTTCTGGAGTTGCATATTATATGCAAGTATGGGTGATCGACAAGAGCGGACCTGTTTTCTTGGCCATGACAATGCCAATAACTCTGCTTGTCACAATAATTCTGTCTTTGTTTCTCGGAGAAGCAGTTACCCTGGGAAG TATCTTAGGTGGAGTAATTATGGTTGGTGGTCTGTATAGTGTTCTTTGGGCAAAGAGATCTGAGCAAGTAGATGCCATCAGGAAGCAACAAATGGCTGCTCCAGCAGAGGCAGCATAA